DNA from Verrucomicrobiota bacterium:
TTCCAGCTCGCTCCCCTGCTGCCGGAGGGGCATTACGTCAGGAAGAACCTGGGCTACCTGCTGGCCATCCAACGCAAGGCCGCTTGCATTTATGAGACGGACGACGATAACGCCCCGCTGCCGCATTGGCAGCCGCGTCAGTTGAAAGTCAAAGCCAAGCAAGTCACGGCCGCCGGATGGCATAATGTGTATGAGCATTTTTCCCAACGCTCCGATCTGATCTGGCCGCGCGGTTTTCCCGTGGAAATGCTTGCCAAAGCGCCTGGCAAAAAACGGACGCTCCTGGGCAAACTGGATCAATTCAGCGCACCCATCCAGCAAGGCTTGGCGAATGGGAGCCCGGATGTGGATGCCATCTGGCGGTTGGTTTTGGACAAACCGTTTGATTTTCAGGAAAATTGCAGTCTTTTCCTGGCCGCAGGCACATGGTGCCCTTTCAATAGCCAAAGCACCTGGTGGTGGCCCGAGGCGTACCCGCTGATGTATCTGCCCAGCTTTTGCACCTTTCGAATGACCGATATCTGGCGCAGCTACATCGCGCAGCGCTGCCTTTGGGCGATTGGCAAAGGCGTGGCCTTTCATGCGGCGGAGGCCCATCAAGACCGCAATCAGCACAACCTGTTGCGGGATTTCGCGGATGAGGTTCCTGGTTACCTCCAGGCCAATCGGATTATCGAGTGTCTAGCCGCCCTGAAACTGCGCCGGGGAAAAAATGCGATGGGCGAGAATCTGTTGGCCTGCTACCAGGCACTCGTCAATATCGGCATCTTCCCGGAAAAAGAACTCGGCCTCGTGACCGCATGGCTGGCTGACCTGGCACAAGGATAGAGGATCGTACGATAAGCAACCCACCACCCGAACAAAAGTGTTAGAAAAAAATTTATGAAAGTACTAATCACCGGAATCACCGGAATGATCGGCAGCCAGGTAGCCCGGCTGGCCACCTCGCAAGGCTGCGAAACATTCGGATTTGCACGGTTCAGCGCCGCCAGCCGCATGGCTGCCATCCAGGAAAAGAACATTCTTCGCTGCGACATACTCGACCGCGACGCGCTGGAGCGGATTGTTGAGAAAATCCAGCCGGATCTGGTTGTTCACATGGCGGCCCAAGCGTACAATGGTATTTCCTGGGAAATGGAGGATATTACCCATTTAACGAATTACACCGGGACATTGAACGTGTTGAAAGCGTGTCGGCGATTGGTGCCGAAGGCCAAAGTGGTTTTAGCATGTTCCAGCGCGGCGTATGGGGATGTGCTGCCGGCGGATAACCCCCTGAAGGAAGCTCGTCTGCTTAAGCCCATCACCCCGTACGGAGTGAGTAAAGCAGCCACGGAAGCTCTGGGATACCAATATTACAAGAACTACGGTTTGGCAGTTTTCCTGCCCCGTTTGTTCATTCACGTGGGCACCGGCCACCCGCCGGCCACCGCCATTCAAAATTTTGCCCGTCAACTGGCCTTGATCACCCGCCGAATGGCCCCGCCGATTATCAAAGTCGGCAACCTGTCTTCAGCACGTGATTTCGTAGATGT
Protein-coding regions in this window:
- a CDS encoding SDR family oxidoreductase, which produces MKVLITGITGMIGSQVARLATSQGCETFGFARFSAASRMAAIQEKNILRCDILDRDALERIVEKIQPDLVVHMAAQAYNGISWEMEDITHLTNYTGTLNVLKACRRLVPKAKVVLACSSAAYGDVLPADNPLKEARLLKPITPYGVSKAATEALGYQYYKNYGLAVFLPRLFIHVGTGHPPATAIQNFARQLALITRRMAPPIIKVGNLSSARDFVDVRDGARALLLLAQKGAPGDPINICTSTTYTIRQILEMLIEISGQKVEVVADAQLMRPSDEPLLLGDNTKLKALGWQPEYSIQQTLETVYQDWLSRI
- a CDS encoding STELLO glycosyltransferase family protein → MPSDFPFYSVITTIQPPTSSVRRLSRKLSGCEGQLLIIGDKKGPATYPLAGAELVTIEAQRALPFQLAPLLPEGHYVRKNLGYLLAIQRKAACIYETDDDNAPLPHWQPRQLKVKAKQVTAAGWHNVYEHFSQRSDLIWPRGFPVEMLAKAPGKKRTLLGKLDQFSAPIQQGLANGSPDVDAIWRLVLDKPFDFQENCSLFLAAGTWCPFNSQSTWWWPEAYPLMYLPSFCTFRMTDIWRSYIAQRCLWAIGKGVAFHAAEAHQDRNQHNLLRDFADEVPGYLQANRIIECLAALKLRRGKNAMGENLLACYQALVNIGIFPEKELGLVTAWLADLAQG